ATCTAATCTTTTACCATCAgaaccttgaaaaagaagagtaaattaaacccaaagtattaataaataaatggaagccaataacaaaaacaaaagaaactcatGAAATAGACAAAGggacaaacaatagagaaaaccAACAATTTTTCTGTACTCCATGAACAAAACTTAATTTCAGTTTGATTGTGTATTTAGATATGCTCTATATCCAGTGTTAGGGCGGCCTTGAATCTCCCaattttctaataacagctaaagatcaatcTTGAGCTCTCCCTACTGTCTGGCTGCTTCTCCTCCAAGCTAGCAGGCAACCTGTTGGGACTCTGTTTTTACAAACATCCAGAAAgaaccagaagaaagaaaatgtaaatctttctcttcacATTCACCGGCTCACAGCCTTCAGAATTTGTTTTACACCCTCAAGGTGTTCCAGAGAAGCTCCCAGACAGACAgccagggcggggtggggggggagcgGTGTATAAACTCCAAGCCTTTGTTTCCTGCCCCAAACTACATCTCAGGGGCAAGAATCACATCCCCTGTGATAGACCCAACTACATCTCAGAGATAACCAAGTATccaggaaaggaaacaggaaaggtGGACAACTTGAGCTCTTTTGACTGCTTGCTAATTATTTCACAacaattactatttttctctttgtccccataaaagcaGCAAGCCACCTGGCCtagctgctggcatctcccttctctttctttaggATGCCACGCcgtctctctgctctcttcccccGTCCCCcgccctctttctctctctctcattccctctgttcttctaaaggataaaataaattttacttatatattttaatttctgtgtgagaaatctttctccacccgcGCCATGAACACCTAGTAGCTTTCCACACTAACATCTAGAATCATAAagatcttagaagaaaaaagtaagagactataggaataaaatgagaattctgTGGAAATGAAAAATCAGTAAGTAGGTGCCTCTAGGGTGGATTGGGAGGGGTACAGGGAATTAACTGGAAACAGgcagtgtgaactaaaataaaatcttaaggctccccaccacctgctgactgaatggaccccctcctaGCCAAGGGTATATCCTAAAATTAAATTGCTTGTCACGCACAAAAActcatgcctcatcatgcccgcCTCCCTTCGTGGAGATATTCTTTGCAACTCATTAACAGACCTAAGGTTATGCAAGACAAACCAGCAGGTCTTCATTTTACACAGCAAAtttatgtccagtggcttgtctctgattaaccaGACCtctttatcttaaaacattccaagcctctaGACAAAGCGttatgtctttaaccaattacaagtcaaagaatctttaaacccacctataacctgtaagcacctctctcccttgctttgagatggcccaccttttcgggccaaaccaatgtatgcctttcatgtattgatttatgactttacctgtaacccctgtctccctgaaatgtacaaaaccaaactgtaacccagccacagtgagccCACTTGTTCAAgacttcttgggtgtggctcccagtcatgatcctcaaatttgggtCAGAATAAACCTATTAAAATTAtcttacagagtttggcttcttttccattggcaGCAAGAAAGAAGTTTCTGGGGTGACAAAAATGATCTACATCTTCTTTTAGGTGGTACTTACACGGGTGTACTTAACTGTTAAGTAAAGTATTAACTTGACAATTGATTGAACTAAACACTTTTAGATTTGGGCAATTTGACACATTAAGTAAAGTATTAACTTGACAATTGATTGAACTAAACACTTTTAGATTTGGGCAATTTGACGCATGCAAATTACacctcaaattttaaaagtagaagaaGTGTCTTGCGCCTATGGCAGGACACTTGGGCACCTCTGGGGCACAGGCTTCAGAAGCATCCAGGGCATTTTCAGTTCAGAAATGTGCTGAGAGTGGTTTTGCAGCCAAAATATGGGGTGGGTGCAAATGTCCACGAGAAGGGCCACTGCCGCTCACAACTACAAATCCCCACTCATGTGATCTAGGACATATAACTAGATAGCATCCCTTCAATGATGCTGTTCCTCCAGGAACCCAGAGctccccaaaaagaaatcaaaattgaGGTTTTGGATATCTTGGGTgggaaagaaaatcatttcatgtAAAATTGTTGCAAGATGGCATCAACATTTCAAATGACACTCAGAGGAGACACCGGGTTAAAGTGGATTTTCCCTCCAGACAAGTTTATTGCACAAGTGTTTATCACACAGGCCAAAATTCACATTGTACCTGGGGATTGTTGCCAGTCTACTGTAAATTTCACAGATTGTGGATCCCGGACAGCTATGAGCTGACAGGTGTCCTGTTGAGGCTAAAACCACAAGTTTAATCACACTGTGGCCTTGAAGCTGCCTTTCTCTTCCTGTGCCTGGGAGGAATGAGCGATTATAATATAACTTAAAGGTCACAATTCTCTTGGGAGAAGAGATCCTGGAGGAGGAGCGACTGATAAATAAGTAACAGGAGCTCAAGGTTATAAGCCTGAGCCCATGACCACAGCACATAAAGTCCCAGTTCTGCCTTTGGGGATATAAGGCAACAAGCTCCCACTCTCTTTTGTCTGGCTCTCAACAATCTAACAGGTTAgagatttctcattttctttcaactgctcctgggggtgggagggcacgCAGTTTTTGCAAAAGTAGAGTGGAGGGAACCACAGGTGTTTTTGTGAGCCTATTCACATTTGACCTCTTTCTAGCCCTCTGCAGGGTCACCCTATAATCAGATCTTCTCTCCGGTATCTTCTGGTTCCTGACCAGTGTTTCTTGGTACCTTGGATCGGTGATGGCGGGGTGGAGCTGCCTTGTGACAGGAGCTGGAGGGTTCCTGGGTCAGAGGATCATCCACTTGTTGGTGAAGGAGAAGGATCTGCAGGAGATCAAGGCTCTGGACAAGTTCTTCAGACCCGAATTGAAGGAGGAATTTTCTAGTAAGTGAACTGGAGTCATGGGTGTGTGGCTCCATCTTTAACCCTGCATGGGTGTGTGGAGGGGGTCCTTGTCTAGCAAATTACAGAAAGCTGTAGCCAAATCGAGACTAATCCCGTATGGAGAGTCATCAGAAAGGAATTACGGATGGCACAGTGCAAAAGATATTGGACTGGGGGTTGGGAGACTAGATTCTGGCTCTGACCCAGAACTAGAGAGGGTGGTGGCAGGCCAGATACCTTGGCCTCCGTGACTCCTTTTGTCTCATCTAGAAAAATCACACATCAGTTCTCTTCTTATCTACAACTCTTTAATGTTCTGCTGATTTTTGTCTTGGCAATTGCTGCAAAACATCTGCAAAAGACCATTTACCTGGAGGCCTCACCAGTGGGTCTCTGCTTCTCTTAATTGCCCTAGGttttgttgtgttgtgttgtgttttgtgGCTCACTTAGCACCTTTgttaggtttcagtctgaaactgTTGGTTCTTGGTGGGCTCATGgcggaagaatgaccagacatgccaaagttaggcaagcatgaaaatgaggtttattgaggagagaaagataggactatagggcaagagcaagatataggttgaTAAAACATGGTACATACGCCATGGATGACAGCCGGACCCATTGTCGCAGCTgggcaagcaaaaggaagggcaaagagagagagagagcccttGGCTATGGTCTGCATCCTATTTTATAGTGTCTGAATAGGGACCTTCtctgtggttcagaggtcaccatggaaccactttgattagacagttgggagtcacatgacctgagccttaactatgcatgtgggttctaggtcactttccggactttatggtacccatgtggcttggcccatgggctagagtcctctgcattcttttgcagctggcgcgCCAAGTTCTGATcagcagattcatagggtattccctcctcccccaggtatggagaattagggagGGGCATGACCAAGATggaggcaacagcacccactttcgtccctaggagacccagaatccctcactatctacttAACATCTTCGGTGAGGGTGAAATAAAAGGAAGTGAAGGTAAAGATgagtatgtgtgagagagagagagagagaacaatagAGAGTGAGAGAGGGCATGCAAGTGCACAGCACAGATCCAGAGACCGAGAGGCGACATGAGCCTGGACAGGTCCCAGCTGAGCTACTAGTACATCCCCTTTTTTACCATTTGTCTCTGTTCCTCGTCACCACAAAGAAAGCGACAGTAGAATTTGCTGTAGCAGCTCATTATTCTTTTCCCAAATTGCTGCCCCTGGTACAAAAGCAAAAGCTGGATTAATAGTGTATTTTCCAACCTGCTTCATCCCCAGATCCTCAAAATAACCCTGTGAGGAAAGCAGGAAAGGCATCACACCCATGTGAAAATGAGCACCTCAGGGGCCAGAAAAGTCAAGCAACTTGCCCTAAGCCATCCAATTCATGGGTGGCTAAGCTCAGACCAGAGCTCCATCCCCAAAGCCCATCACTTGGCCCTAGGGCTGAAGCTTGGCAAAGAGAATCTTCAGTCTGTACCACTGCCTCCTCCCTGCGTGTCCCAAGCCAGTTCCCTGCTCGCCCTCCTAACCAGGAGGGGACTGAGTATCCACAGGCAGGCCCTGGCTGCCCAGAGGATCCTGCCCTGCACACACAGAGGACCTGCCTGACAGCGTTCCAGGACTGCACCCAACACTCTACTCTTCTTTCGCTGTTCTCTGACCTCTCCAAATGTCTGATATCCTCCACCTCctgttttaaacaaatattaacagaCGATCGATATTAACTGTAATCCTCATGTCTCAGCAATATTTGCAACCTAACATCTGATATCAGAAAAGGGCAATGTTCAACCTAGAGAAATAGTTCCCCTATGGTGAAAATTCAGGGGGTGTCATGAATGGGCCAGGGCCTATATAAAGATAATAACAGAGAATCCTCACCATGTTTCTGctgtgccaggtattgtgctGAATGTTTTACGTGAGTCAACTCATTTGCTTCTTGTAACAGTCCTATGGGAtaggtaatattattatcttccttttacacagatgaagaaacaggaacagagaggtttattaacttgtccaaggtcccacagctagaATATGGCACAGCTGGATTTGAACTCGGGCAGTCTAGCTGCAACATCTGTGCTCTTAACTGGTAGTTTGTCTTCtaacttctctgggctttccTCTAACCCAGCTCAGACCATAAAAGCAACTGCATGTTCGTTCTGCATCAAACATTTGCCAAGTCCACAGTGCCTTGGAGAAGGAGGGAGCTATGGTTCTATCACGAAAACATCCAAAGTGCTCTCTCCCAGTCTCTCTAGATCCCTGGGAACTAATGAGGTAAGAGTCCTTTTCTCCCCTGGCTTTGGACTTCTCCCACTTCGACAGAGCAATTCCTTTGAGCCAGTCTATCTGAAGTCAGCAGTGAaggagagcagggcaggggaggagggaaggcagcaATGGGAACACAATCAGAGAAAATTCCACTCTCAGGCTGTTATGCACCCCTTCCCTGCAGCCTCTCCCACCGTCCGCCTGCTCCAGGGTCTTCTTGGAGTTCCTGGACGACGGGAAGGGGCTGGGAGCACACAAGTTTGGCAGAGGCTTAAGGAGGGCAAATGGTTCTGTTTGTACCCCAGGAAGCAATTTCCCTGGCCCTGAATTTTTCACTCTTGAATTTTTCTCTCACTGTTCCTTGGACTTTGACTTATCCttactctgtctcagaaaagttGATTCCAAATAGCCAGTCCTATACTTGGGGTACAGGGGAAAGAGAACAAGGCttggaggcaggcaggcaggtttGAGCCTTCACTAGAAGTATGACCTTAGATCTGTCCCTtaacgtctctgagcctcagtttcctcatctataaagtgggaatcAGAATAGCTATTTCATGAGCTAGCTGTGAAAGTTGTGTGCCAATTATAAAGCACAAATGCAGGGTATTTATCCAAATTTATGTAGCACGGTGTTCATTTTGGGGATGAATTTGAGGTAACAATGTTACTGGCACTGTCACTTCCTGTGGATTTCAGAGGAGCCTGAAAATATTGAAGTTATATCACTGCCCTTGGCTAGACGGCTGGAATGTTAGTCCCTTGGTGCCTGATTCATTTTCAGCATTGATATCGACTTTTGGTAATATTTGACATCTGAAAAGAGTTTTTCAATTAAATTCATCATTTGAGCCTATCCTAAATTGCCTGTTGAtggcttctctctccccctcattGTGCAAGCAGGAAACACTGGGGCCAACTTTGACTTCTTCTTTTGCTCTCAGTCTAGATCTAATAAGAACCAGGATCTGCCAAGATAACATCTGAATTCAAACCCTGTgtatctctccctcctctgcctacTGCTGGACCCTGGTTCCAGTCCTCCTCATCTGAACTCTGACACAGACATTCTGCTTAATCTCTTGGTCACTTTGCTTTCTCTCACATCCCTCATACCAGCCCATCTATATCTTAAAGCCAAGGTTAGCTCCCTACACCACAATtctgcttctgtttcttttcttattccaaaTCCATACATGATTCTCATCCCCTACAGAGATAAGTTCAAAGTCTTTCCTCCTATATGTGACTCTCCACAATCACCCTACTCTTCTTAATGAATTTGATGAACTTCCCCTGACTCTCTTTGACAATTTTTATGTTCCAGGCTCACCTGATACCTCATTGCTCAAATTCCTTTTCTAGTACGAGATGAGGTAGAAACAGACGTTTGCTCTTTCCCAAAAAATGCTACACGTTCTGATTACTGTGCCTTTGCTTACTTGTTCCACCCATGGAAGGTACTGCCTCCCCAGCATACCCCTGCTCTCACTGTCCTTGAAGAGCTAAGCAAATGCCATCTTGATCAGGAAACTTCCCAGCCTGATCCAGAAAGCCGCCCCGTGGCATGACTTATGTTCACACAGAGCTCCAGAGCAAGACCAAGCTGACAGTGCTGGAGGGAGACATCCTGGATGAGCTGTGCCTGAAGAAAGCCTGCCAAGACATCTCGGTCGTCATCCACACTGCCTCTATCATCGACGTCGTGGGTATCCATCCTAGAGAGGCCATCATAAACGTCAATTTCAAAGGTACAGCAGCCCAGGGAGGACAGGAAGCAAGGTGGGAAAACGAGGATGGGAGAAAAgggcaggaagggaagagaagccCCCGCACTGAACACCAGCTGTGCTCTGCACCCAGTGCCCCACGTCCCACTACCAACCGAGGGGTTCAGACTGTTAGCCTCAAtgttttagatgaggaaactagggcTGAGAGAGGGCGAGCAATTTGTCCAAGGCCCCACAGATGGTAAGCGGGAGAGATGGCATTTCCACTCACACCTGTGTGACTCCAAACACCACGGAAGCACTTGCTACTGCTGCTCCACTCCACAGTCAACCAACTCTGACTTCAAGCTCTCGATAGCTAGATACCCCCTGCCTCTCCTGGGCCAAAACCAGACCTTACAGGTGCTTCCTTAGTTATCATTTTAAACCTTGTGTGTAGGCGAATGAGAACATCCAGAACCTTCCTGCCCACTCAAAGAAGGATTCCTCTCAAACGAACTAGCCAGGCTGGTTCACAGAAGTCTGCTAGGACAAACTTATCCAGCACTTGCCTTCCCATAATATTTTAACAGTAATAGCTTCCCATTGCCCAAAATACCATCTCTTCAGCTCACCACTGGGTCTAGTATTAAAGAGTAGTCTCTAGCCAGATGCCCAAAGTACACCCTCATTAGATCCGAATCCCTTACATGCTTGGTGGCTCTTTCTGAATTGTGCCTTTCCAATCTACCTTAAATCCAGACACATGAGCTTAAGGAATCGTGCCCTGTAATATAATCCCTCTGATCCCTGGAGGCCAGTCTCTCTAGCACCACagcaccccagcccccagcccatcTGTCCTCCATGCCTGGCCTTCCAAATTTAATCTCCTTACAGACTCCTTTTCTAAAGCAACTAACTGCTTTTGGGTCTCCAGCACCATCTCTACAAAGACCCTTTCTAGTTTCTACTTAGCCACACCCCTAACTACCCCTACACTGTAAGGAGGGTGCCAAGAGTAACTAGTTCTTAGTTTTTAGTCCCTCTCTCATAATTCCTGCTCTCCACAGCTCCCAACAACAGGGGATGTGAAATGAAAGGGGAAGTGTTAGAGGCATCAGTTTACTAAAACCATTATCACCCCCaggtttaaaaaatacttcacaaTGATGGCCATTTCCCCCTCCCACAGGTAAACTCACCCCGAATTTTCTCTGccactagattaaaaaaaaaaaaaaaaaaaaagtgaggccGTCTCTCCAGAAAAACAAATTGCACAAATACTTAAAAAGGGggcaaaagatacaaaaataaataaataagaattgtCCTTTGCCCAGGAAAGTGTTTCCTTCTTCAAAGGAAGGCCCTGTGGATTGCCTCCGTGGGCTTCAATTCTACCTAACTGAAGGGGTTCTGCAAGATCCTCCCATTATAGCTATCACCAGCAGAGGGCACACTCTTCTTCCCAGGTCTCCACCAGGCTCAACCTGAAAGGCCAGTGCAGGGTCCGGAATGCTGAGTAGAAGGTTTGTGACCCTTACTTTTCATAACTGGGTAAACAAAGTCACAGCCCGAATTGGGAGTGGTCTTCACAGGGAATGCACAATCGGGAACAGAGTCCAGGTCTCCAGCGTCTCCCCACAATTCACTGTTGCTCAATGACACAAAGAATGGCCCTTGGGACAAACTTTTTATTGGTCatcagcaaaatgagaaaaatatgagcAATTCAATGCATATTTGAGTGCATATTGCCTATATACATCTGTGTGACATGCCTTCTTCAACTGTTCCGGTTTGGCTAAGGACTAGGACTGTCTATATTCTCTAAGTATGGCCTCCtagttttttgcatttaaaatgacCTGTCTTTAATGAAATGGTAGAGATGATAATGACAATTTTTTAATGTccttacttataaaaatataaagtggcaACCCTATGTCCTTTTCCAAAATtaaggtacacacacacacacacacacacgtccatGAACCCAAATTTCTAGAAATTCTTGCTCTCTAGAACCTAAATGTCACTATCTTTTCACTTCTGTGTTTTTCCTATGCCTGTAGCATGGCCAGATCTCAGTCAGAGACACAGAAGAATGTACTTCAAATCTGTAATAACCATCGtatggggagtggggagtggggagtggacATGAATCTGTAGACGTGGTTGGCCCTTCAGGTTCCTTCCTGACACTGACAGCATGCTCTCCTTGGGCAGGTACCCAGCTCCTGTTGGAGGCCTGTGTCCAAGCTAGTGTGCCAATCTTCATTCATACCAGCACGATAGAGGTAGCTGGGCCCAACTCCTACAAGGAGATCATCCAGAATGCCCATGAAGAAGAGCACCTCGAAAATACATGGTCTGCTCCATACCCGTACAGCAAAAAGCTTGCAGAGAAGGCTGTGCTTGCAGCTAATGGGTGGACTCTGAAAAATGGTGGCACTTTGTACACTTGTGCCTTAAGGCCTATGTATATCTATGGGGACGGGAGCCCGTTCCTTTTTGACACTATGACTAAGGCCCTGAAGAACAACCGGACCCTGAAAAATTACAACAAGTTCTCTGTAGCCAACCCAGTCTATGTTGGCAATGTGGCCTGGGCCCATATTCTGGCCTTGAGGGCCCTGCGGGACCCCAAGAAGGCCCCAAGCATCCAAGGACAGTTCTACTACATCTCAGACGACACGCCTCACCAGAGCTATGATGACCTCAATTATGCCCTGAGCAAAGAATGGGGCTTCCGCCTGGATTCCAACCTGAGCCTTCCTGTATGTCTGCAGTACTGGATTGCCTTCCTGCTGGAAACCGTGAGCTTCCTGCTGAGTCCAATTTACAGATATCAACCGCCCTGCAACCGCCACTTAGTGACATTATCAAATAGTGTGTTCACCTTCTCCTACAAGAAAGCTCAGCGAGATCTGGGGTATGAGCCGCTCTTCAGCTGGGAGGAAGCCAAGCAGAAAACCGTGGAGTGGATTGGTTCCCTGCTGGACCAGCACAAGGAGACCCTGAAGTCAAAGACTCAGTGATTTGAGGATGACAGGGAAGTGGATACGGTTACTATTAGGATTGTCAGTCAAGCTCTCCCCTCCTGGCTTCATACAGAAGGTGACAAGAGCACAAGCCCAGGTCCTGCTGCCTTCCTTGTACACAATGGCCAAATTACTGTCTCTCTCGCACCATCAGAAACCTTCCCAGACACTGGCCCGATCAGAAGCTTTCTGTCCCAATCATCCACTAGAGGACAGACAAGGTGATTTGCTGTTACTGAATCTCAGTTTGCTGGTTCCGAAGAATTCAGGGCCTCTTTTCACTGAGAGTTTTGCCTGTTAGTTCCATCTCCCCTCTTAAATGCTAAagcatttctgttcttttaaaaaaaaaacccattccCTCACGTTGTTCAATGAAACtaacaataaatgttttaatgtttaacCTGGAGGGAGGTGTGGTTTCCTTTCCATCACCAGGCATCACCATCCTCAATTTAGAAAAGCAGCATGGAGTGGTGGGAGCTGGGAGGAAGGGTCAGGGACGGAGGATGAAGACGGAGCACCACTACCGTTTCGGTCGTGTGCTCCATGACTGGCATTTAACCCTCACCAGCAACCTGTCAGGTGGGGATCACTAttcccattttgtggatgaggaaacttGTTCACAGTCACACTAACTGGTTAGTGACTAGGCCAGTTAACCAGGGAGACTGACTTGAAAGCGCTTGTCTTTCCACTGAATCATGTGGCCTGGACTGGGTGTGTCAGTGGTACAGCAGAGGACTGGAGCGTGGGCTGGTGATCCCTGGAGAGCCCCAGCTCCCTTGGGGTACCTCCTTCTTGCCCAGTCCTGTGCAGGGTACTCTCTAGAACCTAGAGAATCCCTGACAGGTGTCTGGAGGGTTTGCCTGCCTTGGCAAGTGGCCCtgggcagagcagagagaagcagaggtgCATCCAGCCTCCACCTTCAGCACCAGTTTCCTTGAAGGTCTCTAGAACACACCTGTATATACGTATGTTGGCCATTCTGGTAATTCATACCCCGTATTTCAACCTTTCAAATCACACTATGGAGCCAACACCATGGGTTTCTAGGAAGTAAAGGGAACAGGTGTTAATGCTCCCCAAAATTTACCTTCTACTCAGCTCAAAAAGTAGAAGtatcctctcccacccctccatATTtaactccctctccctcctccatccctcttccctctcccttaaGTTGCACCTGCTCCTCCTTTATTCTTCTATTTCCTTagcctctttccttcctctccgtTTTAATCACTGGCCCTCCCATTCTTCTCAATTTCCCCAAGGAGAGAAGGCCAACAAAGACAAGTTTGGGGACTTAAATGATGACACAGGCATTTGCCAGCCAGAGAACCAACAGTGGAAGCACCGTTGTGGGCAACAGGGACAGCGGGGAGCTAGAGCAGCAGAGGAGGTCGCTGtgggggggagtggggaggggaaagcCGCCTCCCCTGGTCCTGGGAGTTGCCCTGCTGTCTGTGTGTGTCACAGCCACCACGAGAGTCACAACAGCATCAAGATGGCTTTGCTCACCCAGGGAATTTGCAGATCCTTAATCAGTTGAATTTGATTACTACAAAGAAGATAGTTTAAGCATTCACtctgaaggagaaagggaagaagcactctggcccaggtgagCAGGTTTCCAGCACCTTCGGAGCCCAGGGACAGATGTTCAGCGCAGGGCTTCAGGCAGCGTGGCCGGAGGCCGGGGGGGTGAGGTGAGAACGCAacactcccttccttcccccctgcAATGGTGGGCCCCCTTCCATACGTTCACGCCAAAGCGCAGGAAGGACAGGAGGGCGGTGGAGGCTGGGACAAGGGCGCTTCACCCTCGTCGTGACCCTAGTGAAATCCCGCCAGGGCAGTTCTcgcagggaagggcaggggcttTGTCTCCTGCGGGCAGCGAGGGGTGCACggagaagaaagagaacaggGGATCGCATTGGGGTCTCAACTGAATAAGCATAAAGGCCCCGCAATGTTTTGGGCCACCAAGTCCCACCCCTGCCGACAGGGACGCGGAGCTGGCGGTCCGAGCTCGCGGGTGCACCGCACGCGATGCGCCGCACGGGGGCAGCCGCGCGCGGAGGGAAGAGGGAAGCCCGGCCCAGCCCGACCGCTCCGGCGCGTTCCGTCCCCGCCCTCCGCCGGGGTGACTGCGGGGCGTGGGGGAAAGGAAGGCAGGCCTGCGCTGCGTGCTGTGTGCATGTGACCACGGAGAACGGAGGGGAGCTGAAGTTATCGGGAAAAGCTTCACGGAGCAGAGAGAGGGACTTGAACTTGCCCTTGAACGATTCGTGGGTCCTGGGTCTGAGAGCCAGGGCGGTCAGTCCAGGCAGGGAAGCAGCTTGGGCAGAGGTGAGGATGAGGACGAGTGTGAGCAGGAGAGGGTGAGTGAGGTTCGGGAGCGCAGGTGCCAGACTGAGCTAGCCGCCAAGTGGGCCATGGCCCTCTGAAGACCTGGCAGAAAAAGTGGCAGAGGGacaatttttatgtgaaatctctcGATTTCTAAATATCGCCAactaattctaaattttaaaaaacagtgtgaAGACCAGCTCCGGGAAAGGGCTGCGTGGGCTAGTGCTCAAACTGTAtgtgtaatattttgtttcttaaaaagtgGGTGGTGAGGTGTCAGCGGCACATCTGTTCATTCTTGGTGGTAGGtcccaaatatatattattatatcatattctaaacttttctgtatgtttaacgtaggttatatatttttttaataaattaattttcgtGTGGAAAAAAATGTGCCAACTCACAAAACAAATCAGCAAGCTGGACCCAGGCCTAAAGCCACTAGTTTTCCATTTCTGCCCCCAGTCCAACGGTCTAGTGAGGGAAGTAAAATATGAGACATGTTGGGTGTTGTACATAAAGATGTGCAAAGTGCCCTAAGAAAGACAAAGTGCTTCGGGGGGGGGGTCTCTTCTGGATAGGGGATTTGTGGGGTCCTTGCGTTTGGGCTGGATATCAAAAGATGGGTAGGATTTCAACAGGCAGAAATATGAGGGacagtattccaggcagaggcaatAGAGTCTGCGAAGACCCAGGTGGGAAAGGGATCATTTTCAGGCAACAATGAGACCAGTCTGGACAGACCAGAGAACACAGGTGCAGGCGAGAAGTGGAAGATACACCTGGAAAGGCAGGATGGGAACAGACTGAGATCACCCTGAGTCACCCCTGGGAGATacctgccctccttccttctttcaccTCAAGGTAGAAATTCCATGCCCCTTCTACAGACCATTTAACATTCAATTACTTCACATTTAATATGCCTCATCTTCTCTTAAAAATTGAACGCTGAGGGAAAAGAGTGTGTCTCCTCTAGCAACGAATATTGATAGTGATGCGAAAAACCTGGATCTCATTCAATATGCAATAGGAAACCATCAGAGATTCTTGTTCAGCTGTTTCTGGAAGATCACTTTGGCAGCACTATGTAGGAGGGATTAAAAGAGATTACGGGATACTTCAAGAATCTAGGCAAGAAATGAAAGCCTGGTATATGTATTGTTAACGAAAT
Above is a window of Lemur catta isolate mLemCat1 chromosome 3, mLemCat1.pri, whole genome shotgun sequence DNA encoding:
- the HSD3B2 gene encoding 3 beta-hydroxysteroid dehydrogenase/Delta 5-->4-isomerase type 2, producing MAGWSCLVTGAGGFLGQRIIHLLVKEKDLQEIKALDKFFRPELKEEFSKLQSKTKLTVLEGDILDELCLKKACQDISVVIHTASIIDVVGIHPREAIINVNFKGTQLLLEACVQASVPIFIHTSTIEVAGPNSYKEIIQNAHEEEHLENTWSAPYPYSKKLAEKAVLAANGWTLKNGGTLYTCALRPMYIYGDGSPFLFDTMTKALKNNRTLKNYNKFSVANPVYVGNVAWAHILALRALRDPKKAPSIQGQFYYISDDTPHQSYDDLNYALSKEWGFRLDSNLSLPVCLQYWIAFLLETVSFLLSPIYRYQPPCNRHLVTLSNSVFTFSYKKAQRDLGYEPLFSWEEAKQKTVEWIGSLLDQHKETLKSKTQ